In Labrus bergylta chromosome 6, fLabBer1.1, whole genome shotgun sequence, the following proteins share a genomic window:
- the LOC109987738 gene encoding C2 calcium-dependent domain-containing protein 4C, whose translation MWVLDKIRDSVETGMLRQGENGDKKGVTSSYSNVLTPDKIPDFFIPPKLVSSPPEPEIPNIKLSEGLQPSTSEQTISIGKKISSPRSPRLVAKIAGDTKNLLKAANRHIIQIESADDVVTGDTNADPQSQTAMSLPYVPKTHTPYGFATLKESPHTRRKESLFHCEHTSPITSPNTQRKTQGRGSEGGNHLNPADFNTSHMNPYRYFSGGESDTCSSAESSPFSSPLLSRSASLLKIFTHETQAKVVKAKRTFARHSSLSTDECSSAEPSPNIQRRLNVPSVHSGAGVSDNKLHREHTISLHKGGSMRISANYDSSTSRLLIRVLAAESLYDKHFDIKSINCCVSIYLNPGKLQKQRSNIIKNSRNPVFNEDFFFDSISSVQVKNLSMKFKVVNKGTSLKRDTLLGQRELPLTKLLSGL comes from the coding sequence ATGTGGGTCCTGGATAAGATCCGAGACTCGGTGGAGACTGGCATGCTGCGACAAGGAGAAAACGGAGACAAGAAAGGTGTAACTTCATCCTACAGCAACGTCCTCACCCCTGACAAAATCCCAGACTTCTTCATTCCCCCAAAGCTGGTCAGCAGCCCTCCAGAACCTGAGATTCCTAACATAAAGCTCAGTGAAGGGTTGCAACCCTCAACTTCTGAGCAAACTATCAGTATCGGGAAGAAGATCAGCAGCCCAAGAAGTCCACGTCTAGTCGCCAAAATCGCTGGAGACACCAAGAACTTGCTGAAAGCAGCAAACCGTCACATCATCCAGATAGAAAGTGCAGACGATGTTGTGACTGGAGACACCAATGCAGACCCTCAGTCGCAGACAGCAATGTCACTGCCTTATGTCCCCAAGACTCACACACCTTATGGCTTTGCAACTTTGAAGGAAAGCCCCCACACTCGTCGTAAAGAGTCGCTGTTCCACTGTGAGCACACCAGTCCCATCACCTCTCCAAACACCCAGAGGAAGACCCAGGGAAGAGGCAGCGAAGGAGGAAACCACCTGAATCCCGCCGACTTCAACACATCTCACATGAATCCTTATCGATACTTCAGCGGTGGGGAGAGTGACACCTGCTCCTCGGCTGAGTCCTCTCCCTTTAGCTCTCCATTACTCTCCCGCTCTGCCTCCCTGCTCAAGATCTTCACCCATGAGACGCAGGCCAAAGTGGTGAAAGCCAAGCGGACATTCGCTCGCCACAGCTCGCTCTCCACTGATGAGTGCAGCTCAGCCGAGCCAAGCCCTAATATCCAGCGACGGCTTAATGTACCCTCTGTGCACAGCGGCGCAGGAGTTTCAGACAACAAGCTCCATCGAGAGCACACCATCAGCCTGCACAAAGGAGGGTCAATGAGGATAAGTGCCAACTACGACTCCAGCACTTCTCGTCTGCTCATCCGGGTCCTCGCTGCAGAGAGTCTTTACGACAAGCACTTTGACATCAAGAGCATCAACTGCTGCGTGTCCATCTACCTGAACCCGGGAAAGCTGCAGAAGCAAAGGAGCAACATCATCAAGAATAGTCGTAACCCAGTCTTCAATGAGGACTTCTTCTTTGACTCTATAAGCTCAGTGCAGGTGAAGAACCTGTCCATGAAGTTTAAGGTGGTTAACAAAGGTACTAGCCTGAAGAGGGACACACTGCTGGGACAGAGAGAGTTGCCACTGACAAAGCTGCTCTCTGGGCTTTAA